Proteins encoded in a region of the Quercus lobata isolate SW786 chromosome 8, ValleyOak3.0 Primary Assembly, whole genome shotgun sequence genome:
- the LOC115955638 gene encoding receptor-like protein kinase THESEUS 1 — protein MKEMKLVPLVLIVFLFVRHGTFALFTPVDNYLIACGSSKNVTFQDRIFVPDSEHSSLVLKIDNSSIASSNSSVPSPIYQSARVFLGISSYKFGIEQKGRHWLRLYFYAIPKSGQNLKSALMSVVTDDFVLLNNFTFNNYNGSYMSKEYAINVTSNTLTLTFIPLNNSIAFINAIEVVSIPDEVLPDQALALNPTAPFSGLSELALETVYRLNMGGPLLTAQNDTLGRTWENDVKYLHVNSSAVNVSVNPAIIKYPISVTPETAPNLVYASAEMMGNANVPVVNFNITWVFTVDRNFTYFVRVHFCDIVSMSLNTLVFNLFINDDTALPSLDLSSITNDLSVPYYKDFVSNSSVDSDTLTVSVGPDTVAETTNATINGLEIMKISNKFRSLDGPLSVESLLPSSPSKNINVGIIVGSIVGAVVVMVVIGLCYCFLVARKSKTPQQGHPWLPLPLYGNSQTMTKMSTTSQKSGTASCISLASSNLGRLFMFQEILDATNKFDESLLLGVGGFGRVYKGTLEDGTNVAVKRGNSRSEQGIAEFRTEIEMLSKLRHRHLVSLIGYCDERSEMILVYEYMANGPLRSHLYGTDLPSLSWKQRLEICIGAARGLHYLHTGAAQSIIHRDVKTTNILLDENFVAKVADFGLSKTGPSLDQTHVSTAVKGSFGYLDPEYFRRQQLTEKSDVYSFGVVLMEVLCTRPALNPVLPREQVNIAEWAMTWQKKGMLDQVMDSNLVGKVNPASLKKFGETAEKCLAEHGVDRPSMGDVLWNLEYALQLEETSSALMEPEDNSTNHIPGIPLTPLEPFDNSVSMIDGGNGTDEDGEDAATSAVFSQLVNPRGR, from the coding sequence ATGAAAGAAATGAAGTTGGTACCTTTGGTTCTGATTGTTTTTCTGTTTGTAAGGCATGGAACATTTGCCTTATTCACTCCTGTAGACAACTACTTAATTGCTTGTGGTTCTTCCAAAAATGTCACCTTCCAGGATCGAATTTTTGTTCCTGATTCAGAGCATTCTTCACTTGTCCTAAAAATTGACAATTCTAGTATTGCTAGTTCCAATTCTAGTGTTCCATCTCCAATCTACCAATCTGCTCGAGTTTTCTTGGGCATATCTTCTTATAAATTTGGAATTGAGCAGAAAGGCCGGCATTGGCTCCGGCTCTATTTTTACGCTATTCCAAAGTCAGGCCAAAACTTGAAATCTGCCTTGATGTCTGTAGTCACTGATGATTTTGTGCTCCTAAACAATTTCACTTTCAACAATTATAATGGTTCATATATGTCCAAGGAGTATGCAATCAATGTGACTTCCAATACCTTGACCCTTACTTTCATTCCTTTGAACAATTCAATTGCGTTTATTAATGCAATTGAAGTTGTCTCAATCCCGGATGAGGTGCTTCCTGACCAGGCATTGGCTCTAAATCCAACTGCTCCTTTTAGTGGCCTTTCTGAACTTGCCCTTGAAACTGTTTACCGGCTAAATATGGGGGGTCCTTTGCTTACTGCTCAAAATGATACTCTTGGAAGAACTTGGGAGAATGATGTGAAGTACCTCCATGTGAACAGTTCTGCAGTGAATGTGTCAGTCAACCCCGCAATCATAAAATACCCAATTTCCGTCACCCCCGAAACAGCACCTAATTTGGTTTATGCCAGTGCCGAAATGATGGGAAATGCAAATGTCCCTGTAGTCAATTTCAACATAACCTGGGTATTTACTGTTGATCGAAACTTCACGTATTTTGTTCGGGTGCATTTCTGTGATATTGTAAGCATGTCTTTAAACACTCTAGTTTTCAACCTCTTCATAAATGATGATACTGCTCTTCCGAGTCTTGATCTATCATCCATTACCAATGACCTGTCTGTGCCTTACTATAAAGACTTTGTTTCCAACTCTTCAGTCGATTCAGATACTTTGACTGTTAGTGTTGGTCCAGATACTGTGGCTGAAACCACTAATGCAACTATCAATGGGCTTGAGATTATGAAGATCAGCAATAAATTTAGGAGCTTGGATGGGCCTTTGTCCGTTGAGAGTCTCCTTCCTAGTTCACCCTCAAAGAACATTAATGTTGGAATCATAGTGGGTTCTATTGTAGGAGCTGTAGTGGTAATGGTGGTAATTGGTTTGTGTTATTGCTTCTTGGTGGCCCGCAAGTCAAAGACTCCTCAGCAAGGGCATCCATGGCTGCCTTTGCCCTTATATGGGAACTCTCAGACCATGACAAAAATGTCCACAACTTCCCAAAAGAGTGGAACAGCCAGCTGCATCTCATTAGCTTCCTCCAATCTTGGCCGGCTCTTCATGTTCCAAGAAATCTTGGACGCAACAAACAAGTTTGATGAGAGTCTACTTCTTGGGGTAGGGGGTTTTGGCAGGGTTTACAAGGGAACGCTAGAAGATGGGACAAATGTAGCTGTTAAAAGAGGAAATTCCAGATCTGAACAGGGTATTGCTGAATTCCGAACTGAGATTGAGATGTTATCCAAGCTCCGCCATCGCCACCTTGTGTCACTTATTGGCTACTGTGATGAAAGGTCAGAAATGATTCTTGTCTATGAATACATGGCTAATGGACCCCTCAGAAGCCATTTGTATGGAACAGATCTACCATCTCTGTCATGGAAGCAGCGGCTTGAAATTTGCATTGGCGCTGCAAGGGGGCTCCATTATCTCCACACTGGTGCAGCTCAAAGCATAATTCACCGAGATGTGAAGACTACCAATATTCTCTTGGAcgagaactttgtagccaaagTTGCCGATTTTGGGCTCTCAAAAACTGGTCCATCTCTTGATCAGACACATGTGAGTACAGCTGTTAAAGGTAGTTTTGGTTACCTTGACCCTGAATACTTTAGAAGGCAACAGCTGACAGAGAAATCAGATGTGTATTCATTTGGGGTAGTCCTAATGGAAGTTCTCTGCACAAGGCCAGCTTTGAATCCTGTTCTTCCCAGGGAGCAAGTCAATATAGCAGAATGGGCAATGACTTGGCAAAAGAAGGGCATGCTTGATCAAGTCATGGACTCAAATCTGGTGGGGAAGGTGAATCCAGCTTCTCTTAAGAAATTTGGTGAAACAGCTGAGAAGTGCCTGGCTGAGCATGGGGTCGACAGGCCATCAATGGGAGATGTCCTGTGGAATCTTGAATACGCACTTCAGCTTGAGGAGACCTCATCTGCACTAATGGAGCCTGAAGACAACAGCACAAATCACATTCCGGGGATCCCATTGACCCCGCTTGAGCCATTTGATAACAGTGTAAGTATGATTGATGGGGGCAATGGCACagatgaagatggagaagaTGCTGCAACAAGTGCTGTATTTTCTCAGTTAGTAAATCCTCGTGGGAGATGA